In a genomic window of Amphiprion ocellaris isolate individual 3 ecotype Okinawa chromosome 13, ASM2253959v1, whole genome shotgun sequence:
- the LOC129350409 gene encoding DNA-directed RNA polymerase II subunit RPB1-like, translating into MASLVAWQQPEFSSAFRETLENPKVQWKPGSLSQVVSPTARYDKNNSSRRFYTELVEQLKLGSIRLTASELENQAELEEEMRLINQVLELQHTLQDHCPSYRITTPSYRITTPNPSYRITAPSYRITTPNPSYRITAPSYRITTPSYRITTPNPSYRITAPSYRITTPSYRITTPNPSYRITAPSYRITTPSYRITTPNPSYRITAPSYRITAPSYRITAPSYRITTPSYRITTPNPSYRITAPSYRITTPSYRITTPNPSYRITAPSYRITTPSYRITTPNPSYRITAPSYRITAPSYRITAPSYRITTPSYRITTPNPSYRITAPSYRITTLVTGLLPLVTGLLPLTLVTGSLLLVTGSLPLVTGSLPLVTGSLPLVTGSLPLVTGSLPLVTGLLPLVSGLLPLVTGLLPLTLVTGSLLLVTGSLPLVTGSLPLVTGSLPLVTGLLPLTLVTGLLPLTLVTGLLPLTLVTGSLPLVTGSLP; encoded by the exons GCGTTTTTATACCGAACTAGTGGAGCAGCTGAAGCTAGGCAGCATCCGGCTAACAGCTA GTGAGCTGGAGAACCAGgctgagctggaggaggagatgaggctCATCAACCAGGTGTTGGAGCTTCAGCACACC TTACAGGATCACTGCCCTAGTTACAGGATTACTACCCCTAGTTACAGGATTACTACCCCTAACCCTAGTTACAGGATCACTGCCCCTAGTTACAGGATTACTACCCCTAACCCTAGTTACAGGATCACTGCCCCTAGTTACAGGATCACTACCCCTAGTTACAGGATTACTACCCCTAACCCTAGTTACAGGATTACTGCCCCTAGTTACAGGATCACTACCCCTAGTTACAGGATTACTACCCCTAACCCTAGTTACAGGATCACTGCCCCTAGTTACAGGATCACTACCCCTAGTTACAGGATTACTACCCCTAACCCTAGTTACAGGATCACTGCCCCTAGTTACAGGATCACTGCCCCTAGTTACAGGATCACTGCCCCTAGTTACAGGATTACTACCCCTAGTTACAGGATTACTACCCCTAACCCTAGTTACAGGATCACTGCCCCTAGTTACAGGATCACTACCCCTAGTTACAGGATTACTACCCCTAACCCTAGTTACAGGATCACTGCCCCTAGTTACAGGATCACTACCCCTAGTTACAGGATTACTACCCCTAACCCTAGTTACAGGATCACTGCCCCTAGTTACAGGATCACTGCCCCTAGTTACAGGATCACTGCCCCTAGTTACAGGATTACTACCCCTAGTTACAGGATTACTACCCCTAACCCTAGTTACAGGATCACTGCCCCTAGTTACAGGATTACTACCCTAGTTACAGGATTACTACCCCTAGTTACAGGATTACTACCCCTAACCCTAGTTACAGGATCACTGCTCCTTGTTACAGGATCACTGCCCCTTGTTACAGGATCACTGCCCCTAGTTACAGGATCACTGCCCCTAGTTACAGGATCACTGCCCCTAGTTACAGGATCACTGCCCCTAGTTACAGGATTACTACCCCTAGTTTCAGGATTACTACCCCTAGTTACAGGATTACTACCCCTAACCCTAGTTACAGGATCACTGCTCCTTGTTACAGGATCACTGCCCCTTGTTACAGGATCACTGCCCCTAGTTACAGGATCACTGCCCCTAGTTACAGGATTACTACCCCTAACCCTAGTTACAGGATTACTACCCCTAACCCTAGTTACAGGATTACTACCCCTAACCCTAGTTACAGGATCACTGCCCCTAGTTACAGGATCACTGCCCTAG